From Vigna unguiculata cultivar IT97K-499-35 chromosome 5, ASM411807v1, whole genome shotgun sequence, the proteins below share one genomic window:
- the LOC114184452 gene encoding receptor like protein kinase S.2-like, with amino-acid sequence MVTGNIDKALEVGSKLAISRIKFNLFKLNALKNIATTQQQLNVIIKYQIISSISTSIPSSNIHVQIPFFSHKPFTKISAMKLNRLCIVLPPNSGEMVVPLEKGLQQEPFQTPKKQVVEAKHPHRACGGQVLASLRDVLGKFYDSGWWRICQKGEHKEKHDCGVLFHDMDGVQVSVNIGRDNPRIFSYAELFIGSNGFSEDQVLGSGGFGRVYKAVLPSDGTVVAVKCCLAGKGKQFEKSFAAELTAVADLRHKNLVRLRGWCVNEDQLHLVYDYMPNRSLDRVLFRRHENLKGKPLQWGQRVKIVKGLAAALYYLHEQLETQIIHRDVKTSNVMLDSHYNARLGDFGMARWLEHELEYEYKYKNRKTTSIRSDHFRLGETSRVGGTIGYLPPESLQKPSNATSKFDVFSFGIVVLEVASGRRAIDLTQTDEQMILLDWVRRLSDEGKLLEAADTRLPDGSFILSEMQHFIHTGLLCTLHDPQLRPSMKWVVEALSDFSFKLPPLPSFLSHPLYISLSSPSDTSHSPSSTSGTSSTTDNASITTNNTSNYVTAAGQTVYVTAEYKNSEIVSSKSMHHQRPFPVVETPREISYKEIVSATDNFSDSRRVAELDFGTAYHGILDDKCHVLVKRLGMKTCPALRDRFSNELRNLGRLRHRNLVQLRGWCTEQGEMLVIYDYSASRILSQLLMHHNNGTRSGASFLQWHHRYNIVKALASAVLYLHEEWDEQVIHRNITSSAVILEQDMNPRLSSFALAEFLSRNEHGHHVVADTRKSVRGIFGYMSPEYVESGEATTEADVYSFGVVVLEVVSGQMAVDFRQPEVLLVKKVHEFEMRKRPLKELADIRLNGEYNDQELMRLVRLGIACTSCNPQLRPSMRQIVSILDGNDKLLVQNSKESSEEWRQINYCSLSMVKRIQALGIQ; translated from the exons atGGTCACAG GAAACATTGACAAGGCTTTGGAGGTAGGTTCCAAATTGGCGATAAGCCGGATAAAATTCAACTTATTCAAACTAAACGCGTTGAAAAACATAGCGACAACCCAACAACAATTAAATGTCATTATCAAATACCAGATAATCTCCTCAATATCAACTTCAATACCAAGTTCAAATATTCATGTTCAAATACCTTTTTTCTCTCACAAACCATTCACCAAAATCTCAGCCATGAAGCTGAATCGCCTATGCATCGTTTTACCACCAAATTCTGGTGAAATGGTGGTGCCACTTGAAAAGGGACTGCAACAAGAACCCTTCCAAACACCAAAGAAACAAGTTGTTGAGGCCAAACACCCTCACAGGGCATGTGGGGGGCAAGTTCTTGCTTCTCTTCGAGATGTTTTGGGCAAGTTTTATGACTCAGGGTGGTGGAGAATTTGCCAAAAGGGAGAGCACAAAGAGAAGCACGACTGTGGTGTGTTGTTTCACGATATGGATGGTGTGCAAGTTTCTGTTAACATTGGGAGGGACAACCCCAGAATTTTCAGCTATGCAGAGCTGTTCATAGGGTCTAATGGTTTCAGTGAAGACCAAGTTTTGGGGAGTGGAGGGTTTGGCAGAGTGTACAAGGCCGTTTTGCCGAGTGATGGAACCGTGGTTGCTGTGAAGTGCTGTTTGGCAGGGAAAGGGAAGCAGTTTGAGAAAAGTTTTGCAGCAGAGTTAACAGCCGTCGCTGATCTTCGCCACAAGAATCTTGTGAGGCTGAGGGGTTGGTGTGTCAATGAAGATCAGTTGCATCTTGTTTATGACTACATGCCAAACCGAAGCCTTGACCGTGTTCTGTTTCGCAGGCATGAGAACTTGAAGGGCAAGCCTCTTCAATGGGGACAAAGAGTGAAGATTGTGAAAGGTTTGGCAGCTGCATTGTATTATCTCCATGAGCAACTAGAGACTCAGATCATTCATAGGGATGTTAAGACCAGCAACGTGATGCTTGATTCCCATTACAATGCTCGGTTGGGTGACTTTGGCATGGCAAGGTGGCTAGAGCATGAGCTTGAGTATGAGTATAAGTATAAGAACAGGAAAACAACATCAATCAGAAGTGACCATTTCAGATTGGGAGAAACATCAAGAGTAGGGGGCACAATTGGGTACCTTCCTCCTGAAAGCTTGCAGAAACCAAGCAATGCTACCTCCAAATTTGATGTCTTCAGTTTTGGGATTGTTGTGCTTGAGGTGGCTTCTGGAAGAAGAGCAATTGATCTCACACAGACAGATGAACAAATGATTCTGCTTGACTGGGTTAGAAGGCTTTCTGATGAAGGAAAGCTTCTGGAAGCAGCTGATACAAGGCTACCAGATGGATCCTTCATCCTCTCAGAGATGCAGCATTTCATTCACACAGGCCTTCTCTGCACACTCCATGACCCACAATTGAGGCCAAGCATGAAATGGGTAGTGGAAGCTCTttctgatttttcttttaaactacCACCACTCCCTTCTTTTCTCTCCCACCCTTTATACATCTCTTTGTCTTCCCCATCTGATACTAGTCACAGTCCAAGCAGCACAAGCGGCACTAGCTCCACCACAGATAATGCAAGCATAACCACCAACAATACCTCAAACTATGTCACAGCAGCAGGTCAAACTGTGTATGTAACCGCTGAGTACAAAAACAGTGAAATCGTCTCTTCTAAGAGCATGCACCACCAGCGACCATTTCCTGTGGTAGAAACTCCAAGAGAAATATCATACAAGGAGATTGTTTCTGCTACAGATAACTTCTCTGATTCAAGAAGGGTCGCTGAGCTAGACTTTGGAACTGCTTACCATGGCATCCTTGATGACAAATGCCATGTTTTGGTGAAACGCCTTGGAATGAAGACATGTCCTGCACTGCGTGATAGATTCTCCAACGAACTCCGGAATCTGGGAAGGCTTCGCCACAGGAATTTGGTTCAACTTCGTGGATGGTGCACTGAGCAAGGAGAGATGCTTGTTATTTATGATTACTCGGCAAGTAGAATTCTCAGCCAACTTCTTATGCATCATAACAATGGAACTCGAAGTGGAGCTTCTTTCCTCCAATGGCATCACAGGTACAACATAGTGAAAGCACTGGCCTCTGCAGTACTCTATCTACACGAGGAATGGGATGAACAAGTGATCCACAGAAACATTACTTCTTCTGCTGTCATTCTTGAGCAAGATATGAATCCAAGACTCAGCTCTTTCGCTCTAGCAGAATTTTTGTCAAGGAATGAGCATGGTCATCATGTGGTTGCTGACACTAGAAAATCGGTTCGTGGGATTTTCGGCTACATGTCACCAGAATACGTGGAATCAGGTGAAGCAACCACCGAAGCTGATGTTTATAGTTTTGGTGTGGTGGTGCTTGAAGTTGTGAGTGGACAGATGGCAGTGGATTTCAGGCAACCAGAGGTACTTTTGGTGAAGAAGGTTCATGAGTTTGAGATGAGAAAAAGACCATTGAAGGAATTAGCTGACATTAGACTCAATGGAGAATACAATGACCAAGAATTGATGAGATTAGTAAGATTAGGAATTGCTTGCACAAGTTGCAACCCGCAGTTAAGACCAAGCATGAGACAAATAGTAAGCATCCTTGATGGCAATGACAAATTACTTGTCCAGAATAGCAAGGAGAGCAGTGAAGAATGGAGACAGATAAATTACTGTTCTTTGTCAATGGTTAAGAGAATCCAAGCTCTAGGAATACAGTAA
- the LOC114184809 gene encoding probable calcium-binding protein CML22, which yields MGVIMSCIGKSSKNMCLDDKIERKIVEMRRYKFAQSKLKSVDSIVMMFPMFKERLKTLRGMFEQYDEDSNGSIEPNELKKFLEHLELHLKEQEIENLFEYCDIDGSKGIQFNEFIVLLCLIHLLAEPSSSVNSSKAGLEQFGEIFNSIVEAFVFFDQNGDGKLNKKDMVRTLNETNPRERSPARISKHRFQEMDWDKNGQVTFREFLFGFINWVGIEADE from the exons ATGGGAGTAATAATGTCATGTATTGGCAAGTCAAGCAAGAATATGTGCTTGGATGACAAGATTGAAAGGAAAATAGTTGAAATGAGAAGATATAAATTTGCACAGAGCAAGTTGAAATCAGTTGATAGTATAGTTATGATGTTCCCAATGTTTAAGGAGAGGCTGAAAACGCTAAGAGGAATGTTTGAACAGTATG ATGAGGATTCTAATGGGTCTATAGAACCCAATGAGCTAAAGAAGTTCTTAGAACATCTAGAACTTCACCTTAAAGAGCAGGAGATTGAGAATCTTTTTGAGTACTGTGATATTGATGGAAGCAAGGGCATACAGTTCAATGAGTTCATAGTTCTTCTATGCCTCATTCATCTACTAGCCGAACCTTCATCCTCTGTTAAT tCATCTAAAGCAGGGTTAGAACAGTTTGGAGAAATTTTCAATTCCATAGTTGAGGCCTTTGTGTTTTTTGATCAAAATGGTGATGGGAAGCTTAACAAAAAGGACATGGTCAGAACACTGAATGAGACCAATCCTCGTGAAAGATCCCCTGCGCGCATCTCTAAACACCGATTTC AAGAAATGGACTGGGACAAGAATGGCCAGGTCACGTTCAGGGAGTTCCTATTTGGTTTCATTAACTGGGTTGGGATTGAAGCAGATGAATAG